In Bacillus pumilus, the sequence CTTTATCCGCGCAAGACGGCTTGATACGTATCTTCTAATGCTTTTAATACGTTTGTATGAACAGCCGTGACTTCTTCCTCTGTCAATGTTTGTTCCGGGTTTAAATATTGGAGAGAGAACGCAACAGATTTCTTGCCTTCTTCCATATGTTCCCCCTCATACACGTCAAAGACGGATAGGTCTGTCAGTAAACGGCCGCCTGCTTCATAGATGACTCGCTCCAGCTGTCCGCTTGAAATATGCTGATCTACGACAAGCGCAATATCTCTTGTCACAGCAGGGAATCTCGGAATCGCTGTATATTTCATATCCTCTGTTTCAGACGTCATCACATCTGTTAAATCAAATTCGAATACATATGTTTCTTTTAGATCTAATTCCTTTTCGACAACCGGATGAAGTGCGGCAACAAAGCCAATCACTTTTCCATTTAAGTGAACATCTGCTGTACGTCCTGGATGAAGACCCTCACGCTCTGCTTGAACATATGTGATTTGCTCTGATACACCAAGCTTTTCAAACAGACCTTCTGCAATTCCTTTCGCTACATAAAAATCAACGGCTTTTTTCTCGCCCTGCCAAAGATTTTTATGCCATAGGCCTGTCACCGCGCCAGCCACATGCTCTTTCTCCACCGGTTTTGCACCTTCAGCTTCTGCTAAGAAAACAGAACCCGTTTCATAAAATCCAAAGGAATCAGCCTGTCTTGCCAAGTTATACGCGACAGAATCAAGTAAGTTTGGCAATAGACTTTGTCTTAGCACACTGCGTTCCTCACTCATTGGCAGTGAAAGTCTCGTTTCATAAGCAGGATGCAATGCAAAGGCTGTGGACTTATGCTGATTCGTCAATGAATATGTGATCGCTTGAGATAGCCCTGCTCCCTCTAAGAAACGTCTCACCTTTCTACGCTTCACTTGGTATGGCGTGAGACCGCCAACTGTACCAGCTGTCGCAGGCAGTGTAGACGGAATATTATCGTAGCCGTATAATCTCGCTACTTCTTCAATGAGGTCTTCTTCAATCGTAATATCCATTCTGCGAGAAGGAACCGTCACGACGAGAATGTCATTTGATTCACCCACTGTAAAGCCCAGTTTGTTGAAAATCTGAATCATATCTTCTTTTGAAATGCTCATGCCAAGAACCTTGTTCACACGCTCAGTGGATACGTGGATGACATTCATACTTGCTTCAAGGTGGTTTTCCTCCACAGTCCCACTTAGCACTTCACCACCTGCATAGACGCTGATCAATTGCGCTGCTCTTTCTGCTGCCGATTTCACACGCTGCGGATCGAGTCCTTTTTCAAATCGTGTGCTTGATTCGCTGCGAAGCCCTAAGTCTCTAGATGCTTGACGGACTGTTTGACCGTTAAAATATGCCGCTTCTAAAAGAATTGTAGTCGTTTCATCACGCACCTCTGATTCAAGACCGCCCATGACACCTGCTACAGCGTGCGCTTTCGTACCATTTGTAATGACAAGATGCTTTGATGACAAGGTGCGTTCTTGATCATCCAGTGTTTGAATCATTTCGTTTTCAGCCGCTTTACGTACGACCACTTTCTTTGAACCAAAGCGGTCATAATCAAATGCATGAAGCGGCTGACCGTATTCAAGCAGCACAAAATTCGTAATATCCACGACGTTGTTGATTGGGCGGATGCCTGCATTCATCAATCTTGTTTGCATCCAAAGCGGTGCAGGTCCAATCTTTACATTTTTAATGATCTTCGCTGCATAAAGTGGATTCGCTTCTTGATCTTCAATTTTCACAGAAATATAGTCTGCTGCTTTTTCCGAAGAAGATTCATGTGTTGTATCAGGAAGTTTGATATCTCTTCCTAAAATGGCTGCAACTTCATAAGCCACACCTAGCATATTGAGGGCATCCGCGCGGTTTGGCGTTAAACCAAGCTCAAGTACCGCATCATCTAATTGAAGCGCCTGAAGTGCATCATCTCCTGGTTTTACGTCATTGGGGAAGACAAAGATGCCTTCTGCATATTCCTTTGGTACGAGTTTACTCTCTACTCCTAATTCTTGCAGAGAACAAATCATGCCATGAGACTCTTCGCCGCGCAGTTTTGCTTTTTTAATTTTAAAGTTCCCTGGAAGAACTGCTCCAACTGTTGCGACTGCGACATGCTGTCCTTTCTCCACATTCGGAGCCCCGCAAATAATTTGCACAGGAGCGTCTTCTCCAATATCAACAAGACATTTGTTTAATTTATCTGCATTCGGGTGCTGTTCACGCTCAATGACATGTCCAACGACAACCCCTTTGATGCCTTCGCCTTTATATTCAACGGCTTCCACTTCAATACCGCTTCTTGTGATTTTTTCTGCTAATTCATCTGGCTGAATGCCTTCTAAATCGACATAGTCTTCTAACCATTTAGATGAAACAAACATGTTGATTTCCTCCTCTTAGTCCTGCTTGAATTGCTTTGTGAATCTAATATCGTTTGTGTAGAAATGGCGAATATCATCAATGCCGTATTTCAGCATCGCAATACGTTCAACGCCCATTCCAAAAGCAAAGCCTTGGTAAGTATCTGGATCAAATCCGCTCATTTTCAGTACATTTGGGTGTACCATTCCTGCACCTAAAATCTCAATCCAGCCTGTTCCTTTACATACAGAACAGCCTTTCCCGCCGCATTTAAAGCAAGACACATCTACTTCTACTGATGGTTCTGTGAATGGGAAAAAGCTTGGACGCAGTCTAATTTCACGATCTTCACCAAACATTTTTCTTGCGACCGTCTCTAGCGTTCCTTTTAGATCACTCATGCTAATATTGTGATCTACCACAAGTCCTTCAATCTGCATGAATTGATGTGAATGGGTTGCGTCATCGCTGTCACGTCTATATACCTTACCAGGGCAGATGATCTTCACAGGGCCTTGGCCTTTATATTTCTCAAGTGTACGCGCTTGAACTGGTGACGTTTGTGTTCTCATGAGTGTATCTTCGGTAATATAGAAGCTGTCCTGCATATCACGTGCTGGATGCTCCTTTGGAAGATTTAACGCTTCAAAGTTATAGTAATCCGTTTCCACCTCAGGACCTTCCTCAACGGTATAGCCCATTCCAATAAATAAATCTTCAATATCT encodes:
- the pheT gene encoding phenylalanine--tRNA ligase subunit beta — protein: MFVSSKWLEDYVDLEGIQPDELAEKITRSGIEVEAVEYKGEGIKGVVVGHVIEREQHPNADKLNKCLVDIGEDAPVQIICGAPNVEKGQHVAVATVGAVLPGNFKIKKAKLRGEESHGMICSLQELGVESKLVPKEYAEGIFVFPNDVKPGDDALQALQLDDAVLELGLTPNRADALNMLGVAYEVAAILGRDIKLPDTTHESSSEKAADYISVKIEDQEANPLYAAKIIKNVKIGPAPLWMQTRLMNAGIRPINNVVDITNFVLLEYGQPLHAFDYDRFGSKKVVVRKAAENEMIQTLDDQERTLSSKHLVITNGTKAHAVAGVMGGLESEVRDETTTILLEAAYFNGQTVRQASRDLGLRSESSTRFEKGLDPQRVKSAAERAAQLISVYAGGEVLSGTVEENHLEASMNVIHVSTERVNKVLGMSISKEDMIQIFNKLGFTVGESNDILVVTVPSRRMDITIEEDLIEEVARLYGYDNIPSTLPATAGTVGGLTPYQVKRRKVRRFLEGAGLSQAITYSLTNQHKSTAFALHPAYETRLSLPMSEERSVLRQSLLPNLLDSVAYNLARQADSFGFYETGSVFLAEAEGAKPVEKEHVAGAVTGLWHKNLWQGEKKAVDFYVAKGIAEGLFEKLGVSEQITYVQAEREGLHPGRTADVHLNGKVIGFVAALHPVVEKELDLKETYVFEFDLTDVMTSETEDMKYTAIPRFPAVTRDIALVVDQHISSGQLERVIYEAGGRLLTDLSVFDVYEGEHMEEGKKSVAFSLQYLNPEQTLTEEEVTAVHTNVLKALEDTYQAVLRG
- the pheS gene encoding phenylalanine--tRNA ligase subunit alpha; this translates as MQETLKQLETEAIAKVEAASSLKEVNDIRVQYLGKKGPITEVLRGMGKLSAEERPKMGALANEVREQIANAIAEKNEQLEAEEVKKKLASQTIDVTLPASPIKMGARHPLTIVVEDIEDLFIGMGYTVEEGPEVETDYYNFEALNLPKEHPARDMQDSFYITEDTLMRTQTSPVQARTLEKYKGQGPVKIICPGKVYRRDSDDATHSHQFMQIEGLVVDHNISMSDLKGTLETVARKMFGEDREIRLRPSFFPFTEPSVEVDVSCFKCGGKGCSVCKGTGWIEILGAGMVHPNVLKMSGFDPDTYQGFAFGMGVERIAMLKYGIDDIRHFYTNDIRFTKQFKQD